A single region of the Cyanobacteria bacterium FACHB-DQ100 genome encodes:
- a CDS encoding vitamin K epoxide reductase family protein: MTRRRSTPWIYRNSRLLIGAIAALGILNTGYITFNKLASATVACPTTGCERVLESPYAVLFGLPLSLYGLLAYLAMAVFALAPLLVNPEEKKSLRTNLENQTWLLLFAGATAMLLFSGYLMYIMFSKFVSQFGVNGICYFCLASATFATLMFVLTLIGRDWNDRGQLVFLGSIVGIVTLIGSIAWGASVGQVSADAVTISDAQGNPYFVIENTSGEAETQLAQHLKQTGATMYGAYWCPHCCEQKQFFGKEASKEFPYVECAEGGKDAQIETCQRVLGEAEKQTGQKVGFPTWQVNGQFYSGRQTLQQLAERSGYKGPQNFKNEFKACRQP; the protein is encoded by the coding sequence ATGACTCGCCGACGTTCTACGCCCTGGATTTACCGAAACTCTCGCCTGCTGATCGGCGCGATCGCGGCACTCGGTATTCTCAACACGGGCTATATCACCTTTAACAAACTGGCTAGTGCCACCGTTGCCTGCCCCACAACTGGATGCGAACGGGTGCTAGAAAGTCCGTATGCCGTGCTATTTGGCTTACCGCTATCGCTGTACGGCTTGCTAGCCTATTTAGCGATGGCGGTGTTTGCGCTGGCTCCGCTACTGGTGAATCCAGAGGAAAAGAAATCGTTACGCACGAATTTAGAAAATCAGACTTGGCTGTTGCTGTTTGCGGGCGCAACGGCGATGCTGCTGTTTAGCGGCTACTTGATGTACATTATGTTCTCCAAATTTGTGTCGCAATTTGGGGTCAACGGGATTTGTTATTTTTGTCTGGCATCGGCGACTTTTGCCACGCTGATGTTTGTGCTGACGCTGATCGGGCGGGACTGGAACGATCGCGGACAATTAGTATTCTTGGGGTCGATCGTCGGGATTGTGACGCTGATCGGGTCGATCGCTTGGGGTGCCTCGGTTGGGCAAGTTTCTGCCGATGCGGTCACAATTTCAGACGCGCAGGGAAATCCTTATTTTGTGATCGAGAATACGTCGGGAGAGGCGGAGACGCAGTTGGCACAGCATTTGAAGCAGACCGGAGCCACGATGTACGGGGCGTACTGGTGTCCGCACTGCTGCGAACAAAAGCAATTCTTTGGTAAGGAAGCGTCTAAAGAATTCCCTTATGTAGAATGCGCTGAGGGCGGAAAAGATGCTCAAATCGAGACTTGTCAGCGGGTTTTAGGAGAGGCAGAAAAGCAGACGGGGCAAAAAGTAGGATTTCCGACTTGGCAGGTTAACGGACAATTTTACAGTGGGCGGCAAACGTTGCAGCAGTTAGCAGAGAGGTCTGGCTATAAGGGGCCGCAGAACTTTAAGAACGAGTTCAAAGCGTGCAGACAGCCCTAG
- a CDS encoding translation initiation factor, with the protein MGKKLKPDRDASGTRQRDRVVYSEFGNSEVFERAVPDLPPNQQNVRIQVSRKGRGGKTVTIISGFQHKPEILSDLAKKLKAQCGTGGAVKEEAIEIQGDHAQKLLQLLTELGYKAKISGG; encoded by the coding sequence ATGGGAAAGAAACTGAAGCCTGATCGCGATGCCTCCGGCACACGCCAGCGTGACCGCGTTGTTTATTCTGAGTTCGGCAATTCAGAAGTGTTTGAACGCGCTGTGCCTGACTTGCCTCCCAATCAGCAAAATGTCCGCATTCAGGTGTCTCGCAAAGGGCGCGGCGGTAAAACGGTGACGATAATTTCAGGATTTCAACACAAACCAGAAATTTTGAGTGATTTAGCCAAGAAATTGAAGGCGCAGTGTGGAACGGGGGGAGCGGTCAAGGAAGAGGCGATCGAGATCCAGGGCGATCACGCGCAAAAATTGCTGCAATTGCTCACAGAATTGGGATATAAAGCCAAAATTAGCGGTGGGTAA
- the nusB gene encoding transcription antitermination protein NusB, with amino-acid sequence MQARRISRELALLSISQLPSDLEKVSQQRIQDLVLASIRTLAAEARDTLETAAAELQRGDAQLLKSQTRAANLESARTMVQEAIALAQSAINRIGGAIELPEFIQLANQAEVRTYAMEIITRLQVERTAIDQLLNDILVDWKVERLATIDRDILRIATVEMMFLGIPDRVAINEAVELAKRYSNEDGHKFINGILRRVTDSLNVNR; translated from the coding sequence ATGCAAGCCCGTCGAATTTCCCGTGAACTGGCACTTCTCAGCATCAGCCAGCTTCCTTCTGATTTGGAAAAAGTGAGTCAACAAAGAATTCAAGATCTCGTTCTTGCTTCCATTCGGACACTCGCCGCTGAAGCCCGCGACACGCTTGAAACGGCTGCGGCAGAACTGCAACGCGGCGATGCCCAACTGCTCAAAAGTCAAACCCGCGCGGCGAATCTTGAGTCTGCCCGCACGATGGTACAAGAAGCGATCGCCCTGGCTCAAAGCGCGATTAATCGTATCGGCGGTGCGATCGAGCTTCCCGAATTCATTCAACTGGCAAACCAAGCCGAAGTCCGCACTTATGCGATGGAAATCATCACGCGGCTTCAAGTTGAGCGTACAGCCATCGATCAGCTGCTCAACGATATTTTGGTCGATTGGAAGGTTGAGCGCTTAGCGACGATCGATCGCGACATTCTCCGCATCGCTACAGTCGAAATGATGTTTCTGGGCATTCCCGATCGAGTGGCAATCAACGAAGCCGTAGAACTGGCAAAGCGCTACAGCAACGAAGACGGACACAAGTTTATTAACGGAATTCTCCGCCGCGTCACCGACTCACTC
- a CDS encoding HAMP domain-containing histidine kinase, protein MQLWEERARAEISASLHHTSLILQNSLPQYLNFLVTELSTAIERTSTRINADKVESDRIGRKHGRERAGYADYSITQLILEYHLLRQVVFQVLEEEAPLTPRERDIIISSIEQAVNDAATQFSQTLSEIQELFMVTLTHDLKNPLNVIKMGTHLVLRRFERGDRHYDVTAKMIGAIGRLDGMIQNLLDASRLRAGQGLSLTFENCDLEQLLQEVVEDLNFAYEDRFVLVSDGAVETRCSRKDLRRVIENIATNAVKYGASDTPITLTLQHTATAIHITIHNEGQPISPEARSILFQQFRRTKTAGEQEGWGLGLFLAKSLTEMHQGTIEVESAGGKGTSFIITLPVVSADTTKS, encoded by the coding sequence ATGCAGCTATGGGAGGAGCGGGCACGGGCTGAAATCAGCGCCTCCCTGCATCACACCTCGCTGATCTTGCAGAATTCGCTACCGCAGTACTTAAACTTCCTCGTCACTGAATTATCAACCGCCATTGAACGCACCTCTACCCGTATCAACGCTGATAAAGTGGAAAGCGATCGAATTGGCAGGAAGCATGGACGGGAACGCGCGGGATATGCAGATTACTCAATTACTCAACTGATCCTTGAGTATCACCTTCTCCGCCAGGTGGTTTTTCAGGTGCTAGAGGAAGAAGCGCCGTTAACCCCACGGGAACGAGACATTATCATCAGTTCCATTGAGCAAGCTGTCAATGATGCAGCAACGCAGTTCTCCCAAACGTTGAGCGAGATTCAAGAGTTGTTTATGGTGACCCTGACCCATGACCTGAAAAATCCCCTGAATGTGATAAAAATGGGCACACACTTGGTTTTACGCCGATTTGAACGAGGTGATCGCCACTATGATGTCACAGCCAAAATGATCGGTGCGATCGGCCGACTGGATGGGATGATTCAAAATTTGCTTGATGCGAGTCGGTTACGGGCAGGGCAGGGCTTGAGTTTAACGTTCGAGAATTGCGATTTAGAGCAGCTCCTTCAGGAGGTTGTGGAGGATTTGAACTTTGCGTATGAAGACCGCTTTGTGCTGGTTTCTGATGGTGCAGTTGAAACCCGTTGCAGTCGCAAAGACCTACGACGGGTGATTGAAAACATCGCGACAAATGCTGTGAAATACGGCGCTTCTGATACGCCAATCACGCTCACACTGCAACACACGGCAACAGCAATCCACATCACGATTCATAACGAAGGTCAGCCCATTTCTCCAGAGGCGCGATCCATTCTTTTTCAACAATTTCGTCGTACTAAGACTGCTGGAGAGCAGGAAGGATGGGGCTTAGGCTTATTCCTGGCGAAGAGCTTGACTGAAATGCATCAAGGGACAATTGAGGTTGAAAGTGCAGGGGGCAAGGGGACAAGCTTCATCATCACGTTGCCAGTAGTATCGGCTGACACAACTAAATCCTAA
- a CDS encoding PAS domain-containing protein, which produces MPHASPLPAKIDLHNLQRSENSSIEPPLKQILETGPGVIFQLLSHSDGSITLPFISPNCILVFERPFTEIQANVSQWLAQIEADDQATFHRTLTQATQTQQSWQWQGRWRLASGQIQLIQLIATSDSLTALGQLWNGILFVQPPVTGQDEPQSLQLAQARSREPVPSCQTIEQPAQLLQTVIDETQDWIFVKDQQFRYLLVNQSYATAIGQTVQDMLGKDDLELGFPVDLVLGNPDQGIRGFRTDDQAALAGQRIHNSYDPATAADGTTRIFDTQKIPLSAEGEVFAVLGFCHDVTERITIEEKLRQQTAQLEQALRNLQSSQTQLIQSEKMSSLGQLVAGIAHEINNPVSFIHGNLTYLHDYVTEILTLLNLYQLHHPFPHPAVQRQLQATDFEFIHSDLPNLLNSMEIGTTRIREIVLSLRNFSRLDEADFKAVDLHEGLESTLLILQHRLKPSPQRPEILIVRDYAALPQIECRAGQINQVFMNLLSNAIDALEATAQPRITIRTSVVDDWVEIAIADNGMGVPEPIQQRIFDPFFTTKPVGKGTGMGMSISYQIIVEKHHGKLYCHSTPGQGAEFVVELPIRQSGVRQ; this is translated from the coding sequence ATGCCCCACGCCTCCCCACTTCCCGCAAAGATTGATTTACATAATTTGCAGCGCAGTGAGAACAGCTCGATCGAGCCTCCCTTGAAGCAAATCTTGGAAACAGGACCTGGTGTGATTTTCCAATTGCTTTCGCATTCTGATGGGTCAATTACCCTTCCCTTTATCAGTCCAAACTGCATCCTAGTGTTCGAGCGCCCATTTACTGAAATTCAAGCCAATGTCTCACAGTGGCTCGCTCAGATTGAAGCGGACGATCAGGCGACATTTCATAGGACGCTCACCCAAGCGACCCAAACACAACAGTCATGGCAATGGCAAGGACGATGGCGGTTGGCATCTGGACAGATTCAGCTCATTCAACTGATTGCCACCTCAGACTCACTAACCGCTTTAGGACAGCTTTGGAATGGTATTCTGTTTGTGCAACCGCCTGTCACCGGTCAGGATGAACCACAGTCTTTGCAGCTTGCTCAAGCTCGCTCAAGGGAACCCGTACCGTCCTGTCAGACCATAGAACAACCAGCGCAGTTGCTGCAAACAGTGATCGACGAAACGCAAGATTGGATTTTTGTCAAAGACCAGCAGTTTCGCTATCTCTTGGTGAACCAAAGCTATGCCACCGCCATCGGACAGACCGTCCAAGACATGCTCGGAAAAGATGATCTGGAATTAGGCTTTCCTGTGGATCTCGTCCTCGGTAATCCAGATCAAGGCATTCGCGGGTTTCGGACGGACGATCAGGCTGCGCTTGCAGGACAAAGAATTCATAATTCCTACGACCCAGCAACCGCAGCGGATGGCACCACCCGTATTTTTGATACACAGAAAATTCCTCTATCTGCCGAGGGTGAGGTTTTCGCAGTGCTGGGCTTTTGTCACGATGTCACTGAGCGCATCACGATCGAAGAGAAGTTGAGACAGCAAACCGCTCAGCTAGAACAAGCCCTCCGCAATCTCCAAAGCAGTCAAACACAACTGATCCAGAGTGAAAAAATGTCGAGCCTGGGACAGCTAGTAGCAGGCATTGCTCATGAAATTAATAACCCTGTCTCTTTCATTCACGGCAATCTCACTTATTTACATGATTATGTCACTGAGATTCTGACCCTCTTGAACCTCTATCAACTTCATCATCCATTCCCACACCCCGCTGTTCAACGCCAGTTGCAGGCGACCGATTTTGAATTTATTCATTCCGATCTCCCCAATCTCCTTAACTCAATGGAGATTGGAACCACTCGCATTCGCGAAATCGTCCTGTCGCTACGCAACTTCTCTCGGCTCGATGAAGCCGATTTCAAAGCGGTCGATTTGCATGAAGGACTCGAAAGTACACTCCTGATTCTGCAACATCGCTTGAAACCCTCGCCTCAGCGTCCTGAAATTCTCATCGTGCGAGACTATGCTGCACTGCCTCAAATCGAATGTCGTGCAGGTCAAATCAATCAGGTCTTTATGAATCTCTTGAGCAATGCGATCGATGCACTCGAAGCTACCGCCCAGCCGCGAATCACCATCCGAACTTCCGTGGTGGATGACTGGGTAGAGATTGCAATCGCGGATAACGGCATGGGCGTGCCGGAACCGATTCAGCAACGGATTTTTGATCCCTTCTTCACGACGAAACCTGTGGGCAAAGGCACAGGCATGGGCATGTCGATTAGCTACCAAATCATCGTCGAAAAGCACCATGGTAAACTCTACTGCCACTCAACTCCCGGTCAGGGTGCTGAATTTGTCGTTGAGCTGCCCATTCGCCAGTCAGGTGTGCGTCAATGA
- a CDS encoding glutamate-5-semialdehyde dehydrogenase: MTTDNLGAFDPISALRAAHTASVTLSSASGVNRSRAVQAMAQALCRRQNDILEANTLDLEISREMAISELLLEWLKLTPERLQNVVQILNRLSELPDPIGRVMPANFQTDRAQTYSQLMPLGVIALIYEAFPELSAIAAGLCIKTANCLILKGGSEASHSNLAIAETLQQALEDEGLPIESVQLLPAEDAPIRDLIIQDRYLNLVIPYGRPSLVQQVVRQATAPVLKSAMGNCYLYWSPSGSLEMARSMIIDSHLSEPDPVNAIEKVLIHRQQNPASLVMLWDSLREKGFEIRGDMTLANEFPSLRLVEDSEWNQAYLDRIISFRIVDGLPSAINCINHYSSGHADCLVTESYQESRQFALGVNSATTYINASPRFYRNPKRGDAIFLGMSNQKGHRRGLIGLETLTTVKHIVQGTGLM, encoded by the coding sequence ATGACGACGGATAATTTGGGGGCATTTGACCCGATTTCAGCCCTACGTGCGGCTCATACGGCTTCGGTAACATTGTCATCTGCAAGCGGCGTGAATCGGAGTCGAGCAGTTCAAGCGATGGCGCAGGCGTTGTGTCGTCGCCAAAATGACATTCTAGAAGCGAATACGCTCGATCTCGAAATTAGCCGAGAAATGGCGATTTCGGAGTTGCTGCTGGAGTGGTTGAAACTAACCCCAGAACGGCTGCAAAACGTCGTGCAAATTCTCAATCGGTTAAGCGAACTGCCAGACCCGATCGGGCGTGTGATGCCTGCGAATTTTCAGACCGATCGCGCTCAGACGTATTCGCAGTTAATGCCGCTGGGTGTGATTGCGCTGATTTACGAAGCGTTTCCCGAACTCAGCGCGATCGCGGCTGGGTTGTGTATCAAAACGGCAAACTGTCTGATTCTCAAGGGAGGCAGCGAAGCAAGCCACTCGAATCTGGCGATCGCGGAAACATTACAGCAAGCGCTAGAGGATGAAGGTTTACCAATTGAAAGCGTGCAGTTGCTTCCGGCAGAAGACGCGCCGATTCGAGATTTGATTATTCAAGATCGATATTTGAATTTGGTGATTCCCTACGGGCGACCGAGTTTGGTGCAGCAAGTTGTGCGGCAAGCGACTGCGCCTGTATTGAAATCGGCGATGGGAAATTGTTATCTGTATTGGTCGCCGTCGGGGAGTTTGGAGATGGCGCGATCGATGATTATTGATAGTCACCTGAGCGAACCTGATCCCGTGAATGCGATCGAGAAAGTGCTGATTCATCGACAGCAGAATCCCGCATCTCTAGTCATGCTTTGGGATAGTTTGCGTGAAAAAGGATTTGAAATTCGAGGTGACATGACGTTAGCCAACGAATTCCCGAGCCTTCGGCTGGTTGAGGATTCGGAATGGAATCAAGCGTATCTCGATCGCATTATTAGCTTTCGGATTGTGGATGGGTTGCCAAGCGCAATCAACTGCATCAATCATTACAGTAGCGGTCATGCGGATTGCCTTGTCACTGAGTCCTACCAAGAAAGCCGCCAGTTCGCTTTGGGAGTGAATAGCGCGACAACGTATATCAATGCGTCGCCTCGGTTTTATCGCAATCCGAAACGCGGAGATGCCATCTTTTTGGGTATGTCGAATCAGAAAGGGCATCGACGCGGTTTAATCGGCCTAGAGACATTAACCACTGTAAAACATATTGTTCAAGGAACTGGACTAATGTAG